From Fusarium musae strain F31 chromosome 8, whole genome shotgun sequence:
GATAGGCGTGGATGATTCAAGGGCTTGTTTGAAGAAGTAGATATGAGACACGGCGGGAGGGATTATGCTGAGATTTTTGTTAGTCTGTGTGGATGGATGCGTGGCGAAGATGACTTACAGGATGCGTGAGCCGAAGACACCAACCACCATGACTTTTGTGCCAAGTGGCATCTGCAGGTGCACGAGAATCTCGATGGTGACACCTGTGATGAGTAGATCGGTAATAATGTTGAGAGCGTCGACGTATGCCCAGAATGCCACCAGATCGACGCATGAACCGTTGATGTAATCCCAAGATGACGGTAATGAGCATGCGAATGCCCGTACAAATATCGCAGAAACGGCCCAGCCTACAATGATGATTTGGATCGGCAGTATTCGCTTGTGAGATAGTGGTGACATATTTCCAACGGTCGCCGTGGCTGAGATCTTCGAAAATGCTAATGCCAGATAAAAAAGAATGTCGGATACGAGTTGGTCCTGATACCGTCAGATCAGTCGCTTCCATTCACTGTCGAACTCACCTTCAGAATCAACGCCGTCTGCCCAGAAGACACATCAAGCTTTCCCATCCCATTCGCACCCTGTGAATAAACAACCCCCGATTGAGCAATAACAAAGATCTAAAATATCAGTAAACATCATCAGCCATCGAAGCTTAATTCTTACCATAGACACGAAGATCAGAATATCATCCGACTTGAACAAACTCGACCATCGCAATCTCCTCATCGTAGCAATACGCGTAAGGACACGAATAAACACCGAAAACATGGTAACAATCATGAGAATCATCGACAGCGCCCGGATAACAGGCGCCTTGTTAAACGGCGTCTCATGCTCACGAGGCAAAAGCATCTCGACGACTTGTGAGGAATTGATGAATTACAGATCAAACACATGAAAGCAGAGAATGGGGCGGATTAGGGTGATAAAGCTTCTCGCTGATATCTAATTTACGCAATGATGCAACTGGGACCACCATGCACTCCCTTGTTTTTTTTCCCGGCCCTGCGTACAAGACATGTGTTTCGGGAGACTACTTATCTCAACAGGGCATATCGGTCTCGATAAGAAACCTCTTTTGTTCATGCCACGTTAATAAACTTACAGGTCAAATTCCAGAACACGTAACAGTGTTGGTTGGGCAGCTTGTAGGATCTCATCCTTTGATATAACCCCTGCACTGAAACTCTCTCAGTGCACTACCCGgagatttacttttactgAAGCTTTCTTTCATTTCAGGGCTCATCCTTGGCGCCACCTCATGATTTTTCGGGCTTTGGATGGCATCACAGAGCCAAGATGGGTAAATCCTTCGCTGGGTGGGGGGTCGGGATCAACAGCCGTCGTCGATCTGGGGGTCCGGAAACCAATCAAGGGCTTTTTAAAAGTCTCGACTTCAACTGCCGATCCCTTGCCCCTTTCGTGACCGCGTAACAGGGAGGCCAGCCGCGTTTCGGCATCCTCCATTCATCGTACCATGTAAGCTACAGGGGGCATTACAACACCTTTTGTCTTCTCTCGTCACTTACTGGATTCTGGCTGAGTACATCTGCAATGCATTATATATATGCTTTATTACGAGTGTCGGTTGTGTTTCACATGTTTAACCGAGAAGAGTTTCCCAGAGAAATATGTTAGGCACGAATTCATGTTACCCCCTGTAATCAGAGTTTACACTGCTTAAACTTTATTACCAACAGCCCTGTAGATTTTGCACCCTTGTATTTTTTCCGCGCCCGACGCGGCTGCCTAGCAGGGAATAGCAGACCTGCCAGTGCAAAGTCTATCCGTCCAAGCTTAGGATTTCCATTGCTAATCTATGGAGTCGTCTAGTTCACTTCTAGAAGCTGTATATAAAAGGCCCGTCCAGCAAAATTAAGCCTTCAGCGCTGTGGATTCGGCACATGTTAAACCTGACTAATAGAAAACAAAGTCCTCGGTGAAGGGGATTAAATAAGTTAGCACGGAAATCTCGACTCTTTCGCTTCAGAACAAATCGATCTCGTACACACTAAGCGACATCTCGTGGGATGATCCGGAATACGGATTTCGATAAATGGAACGTCCAGGTAACCGCAGACGACGCTGGCCACTCAGATCGAGCACCACCCGGCAGAAGGAATTCAGGGGTTGCATTCTGCAAGGATGGGTGAGCCGTGTTGATGGGAGGAGAGATGAAGGTTTTTACTTATGCATGGAACTAACAGGGCTTTCAAGCCATCGGATTCACGGACATCAACCGCGCCGACTTGTGGTCTGTTTTAACCAGACTTGAGCTTTTTTGCTTTTGGATCACGCAATGCTAAAGTTAAAAGCCGTCTCATATCATTGATTTCTTGTTTAGTAGTGATCGGCAGTTGGATGCTGTTCTGGGATTGGACACATCAAGGTTCCAGAACTTGAGTCCCTTGCGTTGAAGCGAAGAGGAGAGCTTGTAAGCGAAGGATACTGTAACCTGGAGTGGTATTTTATAGATGCAGCTATTAGATCTCAGGTGCTCTACCGTCTACGATGGAATGTCACCATTCAACGCAACCGTCAAACCATCGCCTGGAACGTCAACGGTGTCTACTCATTTATGCGTCGGTGATAATAACATGAGGCCTATAAGGACATGAACGATATGGTTCCATTCGTTTAGTGGACATCCCCTCGGTACACTTATTCCGGTTTCTTTCCGCGAGACCAAAGTTTCAATGACTCCATATACTGCAACGTCGCGAGGTTGCTTGGATATCTCACAGTGATATCAATCATGGAGAACACGCCAGATTAGGAGTGCAAATCGCCATCCTCGTATTGAGCTCGCTTGCGAAGTCAATAtaattattagccttatagCCTGATTGCTTCTGTAAAGTAtgattaaaaatattaaaatgcTCATACAAATGCTTAGCATAGGGTAGATTGCAAAAGGTCAGTAAGACAGAAAATGCTAGAACCCGTTAGCGGGGTACGCTTAAATTGCCGTGTCACTGCGCGCACTGCCATGTCACTTTTAGCATGATCAATACTCAATCACACCCAGGTTTCCCCGCGATAGACATCTATTCAGGCATGTTCCTGGCGATGTATTTGTCGCCTGCAGGCAAGCACGGTCATTTCTCTGAATCTGAATGCATGCCAATTGGGGTCCCAAACCTTTGGTTTTCTTGGCTAAAAGCCAAACTTCGAGCCGTCTGCAAATTCTCCATCCTCCGGCCCAATTTTTGCGTGTCGCTATTTATAGATAAGCTTGTGCGGGTTCACCCGCCGCCGTTCTCGGCAGTTAACAAAATCCGTCGCGACGATGGCTGACAAGTGAGTTATTGGTCTGGCTCGCATCAAGTTGGCCGAGGATGAATGTGGATTAGGAGTTGAAGACATATGTTCTATAATTGCTTGCGCCTTCTAAAGCCCATACTTGTCCATGAGCGCCTTGAATGATGCATCCTCTAGAAGTTGTCCTGAACTCAATCGTTCCTCAGGAAGATAAGAAAAGCCCCGTCGAAGGATGGAGAGCACGAGCTGTTGCTCAGCGGGGTCAACGGTATCCCAAGATTTTGTTACTCGCGACTCCAAAGACATCCCAAGCTCCGGAATTTTCTTTTGATCATACCAGCTCTCATCTGGTTCCCCACCGCCTTCATATGAACCTTTCCACGACAGAGGTAGTGGGCCTAGCACTCTGATAAGAAGTCCAACTACAAAGCGTAATCCGCCACCGAAAAATCCAGTACCGAAGAGAGGCCACTTTAGGTAGAGCTCAGCAAAGATACACATGTAGCTCCACATATCAGAAGCAAAAGTCGGATTTACACCGTGCATAAGCTCAGGCGCGGAGTATCCGATAGTTCCCTGAAGCTTAAAGTCTACCTCAGTGCCAGATCGAATAGTCAGACCAAAGTCGGCGAGAGTTATGGTATCCGGAACAACAAAGCTGTCCTTTGGAGACATTGGTGCCACCAATTGTCCCTCCTTCCACATCTTTTGGTCCGTCGGAAATTCGATCTTCTGAGGGCGACCAAGAATTTGATACTTGGCGGATATATCAGCACCAGGCTCAAATGACGAAGACCAAACATCACATTGGCGCTGTTGAGGTctgcaaaaaaaaaaaaaaaaaatagtcaGTTTGCGTGGATGTTAGCATTGCGAAAATAGGACTAACCTCGATGTACCATTCCACCATCATGCAGTGCTTTGAGTGCTTGGAGCAACTGTTTGGCAGCTGACCTGCGTACAATTGTAGATGTCTCCCGGGCGTAATCTCTCAGGTTGGGGCCCTTGAGTGGGAAAACGAGGACTCGATGAGGATTTCTGGCTGCGCCAGGTAATAAGAAAGCGTCGTGGTAAATCAACAGACGTGAAGTGTCTGTTACACAACGGAGGATCTCATTCTGCATAAGGAACTCTCGCTCACCCCCAAAGTTCGCTGTCATGATTTTGAGGGCGACATCTTTTCCTTTGTCCATGTCATGGGCCATCCAGACAGTCGAGAATCCGCCATGACCTAGCTTGTGCTCAATTCGATACCTGTCTGCGATGACTTCACCGATACAGATGGGAAGGTAAAGTCCTTCTTCATATCGGTCGACGGGTTCGCATGCATCTTCGACGTCCCATTCACCGTCTGAGTCTACGAAGTCGCCCCAGATGGAGGGCGAGGCGGTGAGATCAGTCGCATCGGAATCTTGCATACTCATGGCTGAGACTTTCGTGGGTGATTTGGCAAAGGCGGGTTGATGCCTAGGATTGAAAATTGTGCAGAGGTACTGACGGTAATTGGAAGCGGAATCCGGAAAAATAATTCTCGCTCACTTTCGCGTAGCCTGAGGCCATACTGATTGCCTTGCATGTAATGCCAACTGGACTATTATGATTGCCATCAGTTATACTAGCCTCTCGCGCTACTTGTGATATGAGTATTTGGGGCCTAAATGTCATTTATCGACTTGTATAAGACATGGCAAGGTCAATGAAAGGCGTTCACCACTTTATGCATGTTTTacatataataaaaaaaagctgcAAACATGCATAAGTATTATCTCATATTCAATGTAAGCTTCTGGCATTTTGAAAATACTACCTACTTTGTAAAGGCTTGGAATAAATTCCTCATTAAGGGTTGGCCATAACCTTTTCATTCGTTGAAATAGTTACAACGAACATTCTACAGAATGCAGATTTGCTGCAAGATTTTATTGACGTTACAAAGATGTCGGAAGCCTACGTCACCCTCATCTCAATGGCTTTCATGGAAGCACTCCTGGGTAAGGTTGAAGACTCGACCACATTGGGCCAAGGAGTGGCATGGGTATACGGTTGATGGCAAGCCGTGGATCGGGGCTTAAGGCAGTGGATTACAAGGACGAAAGGCAAGAGTTTCTGCAGACGCTTGCTGACATTGAAAAGAAGGCTGGTTGGTCGTTACAAGATTTAAAAGAGCTATTCTTAAATGATTTCTTAATAACTTcttctttaataaaaagctacaGAAGaactaaaataatagtattaaataaataaatagcataaatagaaatactaattaagtattaaaaaattaaaatatctttataataatatataaagtatagctaataaggtcttataataaaaataatataatataatacttatttttttaatatattatatataaagtattatataatatagtattatattttatattagtttttataatctttagcttatttaaaattaagcctttaaagttaaagctttaatattaattaccttaattaagtaataataaaaaaggtatttagcttattaaagctaaaggaaatatctttttatatttataaattaaggctacttatttaattaaattataaagttaaaggcaatagtattatatatataacagTTAGGTTttctaaataagtaaactagtctatactaggtttatatttatagaatatataaggcgttatactaagtatattaggttattatatctcttaatagttaatagtatatataaggcttattaaaataaaaaagtattattaatagctagtaagctaagttctatttaatactaaataaatatatatatatacttaagtaatatataagttaaatagagttagtttaatttagcttatttttattatataaattaaataaggttaatttaactttatttataatagttaattctataagttaaatagtatatatttaacttatatagggtaagtagcttttaattagggaaaaaaaggtaaggtatatctatatataagttaaaatatattaagttataatataatctctccCCTTTCTAGGGTCTTATCTTTAAAGCCTATAAGTAACTAGGTATAAAATttataggtatatattaaacttattcttataaatatttctatattaataatatatctagctatatttttaagtatattaactatcttaaagtagcttttaagtattataaagatatttttaatttaatttataaatttagctttaaaatgcCTTAatatttagcctatttttatattaattatccttaatatatagtttctAAAGGTAAATAGTAAtgtaatttttatatttttaaaaaatatactaattataactttagtaatataacttcttaagcttataagttcctttttattttttttctttttttccttactaaccttatagttatatatatattatataaaaaggattatatagataaataaaaagagtaaGTAAAGGCAGACCTTTAAGAGGCTTTAgtttagctttagtatttatattattaagagaagtatctttataaaaaggctactaaaataatctattatagttataaggatctaaataagttaaaggaattagaaaattaaaaatcttctaattattaagttattaaattttctgcttttaataatatttaagtattagaagattatagtattattaactagagttctatacttaatttttatttccttaagGTTAATAGAACTTCTTTAAAAATCGCTAGGTATTAGTAAAGTACTTTAGCAGttcctatatatttttattttttaagtagtttttttattttactaaatattcttttttactattttttatttaagtctctctaattacctttattttataaagttctagtttattaattttttctagtttactgttaatcttaatataaattatattagctgctaatttaagtaatataatataaaagatcttataaagtctaatccttattagtaagtttagtttataattattttttaagatctttttaataatcttataaggtttaatatacttaaagtctaatttataacttagttattttatagtaatatttttaataaataagtatattatatttctttctttaaaggttaatttttctaactttttaaagttataatattattatatttatttattaataaatttaagttctatttaaagtttattatatatattctttagatccttacttttaattattactataaagttaataatttcagtttcttatatattatagtatacttttaatatatagttaaaattaatattagatagtataagctttatacttttattataagcagTATTATAGGCTAACTAGgtatatagtaactttttaacttagttattttatttataattaatataatattataagtattactttactacttaatttatttattttatttatttatttacttaaagtctaaatactattataagtctataattaacttCTAGGtaggctattaatatttactaaaatttactagtaaatattatacttttattaataaggatttcttaaagtaatctttatttttatactattttattatagaaaatataagttattttcttaatatctatatcttctctataaggtatataaattaaaaattttataagtcttttaataataactataatattattataaaagattctagttaaaggtttttttaataatagtaatttaataataaagtctattataattaagctttatagtacttttactattaataatagttatagttctttataaggtttatatcTTTATGCCTTTATCTtagtatagatattatattatttaactactttttttactataagttacttaacttaatatctatattataaaagtctttttaaggttttagtaattctttaatatctatatactaggtatttataaaatttatatataaattttttaaacttacttagtatttttttagtaattattacttatatttatttaaatatttatatttactaagtaagttaatattttctttttttatttatttttaatacttattcttttacttttataatactagtattataatctaatctttaattaattatatttacttttctattttttaattcctttttatagataattataaagttaaatttatataaatactttatataatatagttattatttattaagtttatatattattataaagtataagatattttagtagttaatatagactttaatttagtatttattttctataaagtaatatttaaattccttaaaatagttaataattactaggaattccttattataaattaagtaattaaattctgctttatatagcttatataaataaaaagtaataggATAtagtttctttatattatcttattatctAATCTGCCCccttaaagtaaagtctaatatatctatttttagtttaatttctttttttaagttaaatatagctaaaactagtttactagtaatagcccttttaagttatataaaggctttttaagccttattattttacttaaatagttTACTCTTTTTAGTaagttctattaataaattagtaactttattaaatccttaaataaactattagtagtaattaaCTGCTcttaaaaaggattatacttcctttatatttttaagttctttttaattagctattactataatcttttttagttttattttaattttacttaatataataatatatcttaagaaatctacttttataatataaaagtaacttttctttagtttaagtaatagcttaatataatagttaaagttttaaataaagaaactagtctatattaagtttatatttatagattatataaggcattatactaagtatattatttaagttatatctcttaatagttaataatataggtaaggcttattaaagtaaaaaagtattatattaatagctaataagctaagttctatttattacttaataaatatatatatatacttaagtagcttatacttaagtaagttaggcttataataagttataagtcAGATTataaatctaatatatagcttataatagtagttctttagtatattataagttaagtattaattagtaaaaattaGTAAggtctatataatataaatactatttctatattaagttataatataatttcccttcttttattaatcttatctTTAAAacctatatatttattttccctttttatattatttttataagtaaaacttaactttataatctttatattttattaatattatattaaaatctaaagCTACTTAAAATCACTATATATAAgcaattttaattaaaagtactagtttttttattatactatataattattatatacttaaaaagctataatactaagctttacctaagtataagtattattcttaatatacttattatagttataaatataataaaaaaggcattactttagttaaaggtttataatttcttcttttccttttatataattctattaactactatagctaattattttactactAAAAAGCAttatcttaaataaaaagaaaaagtaactaaaattaagttattatacttatagtaataagtaaataaatatttaaattatttaatatatttatattattagaaatagtaattaaataagtatagttctaaaatactttattaaaatataataactcttaataagcttaaagctattaaaaatgctaaatcttttactattataaaagtatagttaataaaggcttctaatattattaattaaaataagattttccttattaatattcttaataaaagttctttaatagttattaagtattagctaagtactttaataattcctatatatttttattttttaagtaatctttctattttattaagtactttcttttactattttatatttatatttctttaattacctctactttataaaattctaatctattaattttttctagtttattactaatcttaatatatattatattagctactaatttaagtaatataatataaaagaccttataaagtctaatccttattaataaatccagtttatagttattcttaaagatctttttagtaattttataaagtctaatatacttaaaatctagcttataacttagttattttataataatatttttaataaataaatatactatatttcCTTCTTTAAAAATTAGTCTttctaatcttttaaaattataatactattatatctatttattaataaattccagttttatttaaagtttattatatatattttttaaatccttacttttaattataactataaagttaataattttagttttttatatattataatatacttttagtatataactaaagttagtatttaataatataagctttatacttttattataggcagtattataagctaactaggtatataataactttttaacttagttattctatttatagttaatataatactataagtactattctattacttaatttatttattttatctatctatttacttaaagtctaaatatagttataagtctataattaACTCTTATATAGGCTATTAgtacttactaaaacttactaataaatattatacttttattaataaagatctctttaagtaatctttattcttatactattttattataaaagatataagctatctttttagtatttatattttctttataaagtatataaattaaaaactttataaatcttttaataataactataatactattataagagattctagttaaaggttcttttaataatagtaatttaataataaaatctattataattaagctttatagtacttctataattaataatagttataatttcttataaggtttatattattatacctttattttagtataaatattatattatttaataaccttttttactattaattttttaatctagtatttttattataaaagtctttttaaagtcttaataactccttaatatttatatactaggtatttataaaatttatatataaattccttaaattTACCTaggatttctttaataactgctatttatatttattttagtatttatatttattaagtaaatttaaattttccctttttatttttttctaatacttattcctttacttttataatactagtattataatttaatttataactaattatatttactttattattttttaattcctttttataaataattataaaattaaatttatataagtattttatatagtataattattattaattaagtttataaattatagtaaaataagaaatattttagtaattaatataaaccttaacttaatacttacttcttataaagtaatatttaaactccttaaagtaattaataattactaaaaattccttattataaattaagtaattaagttttactttatataacttataaaagtaaaatataataaaatataacttccttatattatcttattaactaatttattttcttaaaataaagtctaataAGTCTATCTCTAATTTAATTTCCTTATTTagattaaaaatagctaatactaatttactaataatagcttctttaagttatttaaaggCAGcctatactttattattctatttaaaagacttatcctttttaataagttttattaaaaaatttataattttattaaaatccttaataaattattagtaatagttagtaaagcctaaaaaggcttatatttctttaatattatttaatactttctattttaatattataaaaactttctttttttttattttaatttctttaaatataataatatatcttaagaaatctacctttataatataaaagtaacttttttctaatttaactaataatttaatatcttataatatttttaagaccttataaatatattctttatattcttttttattatttaaaaagattaaaatattatttaagtaataaactataaagatatttaaatactattaaaatatattattaattatctactaaaatattatagatatattaataagattaaaaagtattactatatatttaaatagtttaaatctagttttaaatactattttctatttatttctttttttaatataaataagattatatatacccttaaaatctaaagtaataaagatctttttaccttataattaaTCCTTAAattctataataagtaaaagtaaggtttaatttttaataatatatatattaactaattagtaattaataactagtctctcctttttatttttctttaatataaagaatattaataatactaataataagctagatttcttaatatagctttttttaagtattttattaatatactctttttaaacttatagctctttttaatttaataaataaagcttttaaaataataagtttttatttataagattaattttatagttttattaaatatatttaggGACTTCTAtctttaattcttttataaatagtttattatatacttaatattcttttagtatatttactaatctatcttagcttattattattatttattccttttttaagttttattattaaaaaatacttaaaatctattttttactttatatactctttttatatttatattatactctttttaaaggtaatagcttttttattttatacttacctatactttctttagtaattagagtttaagatctcttattattttttataattattttattattactattaaggttACTAGAAAAAGTAACctagctttctttttaattaataattaggttttcttatttaagctatattatacttaaaaagatatttatatcctatcttaaaggtattatattaaaatttactttctattttcttcttttaatataaattttaaaataattaatcttttaatctataatactattattataattaaaaagctatctttttatatttactagtaagtaaagtaataatttcttcttttatagtaatctaaGCTCTATAACTAttcttaagttaataaagttttattatactttactattaat
This genomic window contains:
- a CDS encoding hypothetical protein (EggNog:ENOG41), whose amino-acid sequence is MLLPREHETPFNKAPVIRALSMILMIVTMFSVFIRVLTRIATMRRLRWSSLFKSDDILIFVSMIFVIAQSGVVYSQGANGMGKLDVSSGQTALILKDQLVSDILFYLALAFSKISATATVGNMSPLSHKRILPIQIIIVGWAVSAIFVRAFACSLPSSWDYINGSCVDLVAFWAYVDALNIITDLLITGVTIEILVHLQMPLGTKVMVVGVFGSRILIIPPAVSHIYFFKQALESSTPIFTMWKPTVIVQVTQCIGITTTCIPFWWRFLKSLESGQMGAGDIFGALSKSNNSKSGGTTRGTGNKSRSNHTLTSASQAFELTSRQGDVKKFAHIVTDHGKGGASWDAARQNSQEALVDPAAGIAH